The Pelosinus sp. IPA-1 nucleotide sequence GGTAGAGCAATCGGCTGTTAACCGATCGGTCGTAGGTTCGAGTCCTACTTCAGGAGCCATTTTAATAAAACACCATTCACTTTTGTGAATGGTGTTTTTATTTATGGTTATGTAGAAGCTTTTAATTAGGTAATTATTTCATTTAATAATCAAAAATTAAAATTCGGTGACGATAGCTACGGTGTTCATCTGTTCCGCATAATAGATGAACCACTTATATTCTAAAAAAGGATAATGCAAAAGGATTTGAACTATTTTATAACAGATGGACAAAATAGAGATGTACCCAAAATGTCATAAATAATGTAAGTGGAGGAATGCATTTTGAAAGAATTTATATTTGTCTCGGATTTTGATGGAACCATGACTGCAAAAGATTTTTATCATATTATTATGGACAAATATCTTGGGGAGTGGGGCAGAGAACTGTACGCAAGCTGGAAGCGGAATGAGATGATGGATGTTGAATTTCTCACAACAGTATTTAAATCTATAAATCGAACAGAAAAGGAAATCTATAAAGATATCTTAAGTATAAAGTTGGATAAATCTATTGCTACATTTATAAAATATATTAACAATAATGGTGGCGATTTTCTTGTTCTGAGCGCCGGAACCCAATATTATATAAAGCGGTTACTTGATTTTGAAGGGTTGCATGGTGTGGAAATTATCGCAAATGATGGCAAATATGAAAACAAAGGTATTACATTAATTCCTCCGGATAAACAACATCCTTTTTATTCACAACGGTACGGTATAGATAAAGCCAAGGTAGTACAGAGCCTAAAACAGAAGTATAAAAAAGTCTATTATGCTGGTGATGGGGGACCAGATGTAAGCGCTGCGCTGCTGGCTGACACTACCTTTGCAAAGGGGACATTAATCACGCTATTGCAGACAGAGACTGCAAAATATGTGCCCTTTGAGTATTTTTTCCAAATCGAAGAATATTTGAAATCGAGAGGATAATATTGTAAAAGCTCTTAAGAATAGTTTCCCTTATTTAAAGAGAAAGATCCTGGGGTAGAATCCCAGGATCTGTTTTTTGTAACTGCTTCCCCAAATGGATAAATGAAGTATTCTACAACTAGACTTTCATTTAATGCTAGGATTATTACATTGTGTGCAACCCGATTCGATTACCTTCGCTGTCTTCAAAATGAGCGAAGAAACCGTACTCTCCGATCTCTGTTTTTGGGACCAGCATTTTTCCCTTGTTCGCAATAACCTTGTCCAGAGTCAAGTTGATGTCGGTTACTGAAAAATATACTAGCGTCCCAAGATGGGACGGCACAAACCCCTCATCCTTCACCAGCGCCCCGCCTATTCCGGGAATGCCCATTTCCATGGAAAACATAGCCATTTGCCTTAGTCCCATGTCATTAGCAACCAGTTTTTGACTGAAAACCGCTTCATAGAATGCTTTGCCTCTTAACATATCTACCACAGGAATCTCGAACCAAATTACCGGATTCATTTTCTCCGTCATTTTTCTCACACTCCTAATATTATTGATTTACTTTGTCAGCAAAGTATCACTAGCTCAAAACAGGTGTTTCGCTCTGTCGACATACCTATTATAACCGAGACTTCATGTAATAAGCCATTGGCCGCTATGGAGTTGTATTCCATAGCGATTTTTCTCTTTTTCACAACTAATTATATAATTGCGTTAACAAGAGTTTTCAGCAGGAGTTTTATAGTTAATGGTAAATAAGTCTAAATATTACATAAAGTAAAAATGAACCAGAATAAGAATAAATGGGAGGTAAAGAAAATGAAGAAAAATAAGTTCGCTAAATTAATCACTGTTCTGATTGGAATCATATGGATTTGTGCCCCAGTTGTTACAGTATCGGCAGAAACAGAACATTCCCTGCAGGTGGAGGCTACAAGTTATATTGTTTCTTCACAGTGGCTACCAGCTGGGGACGAGGCAGGACACGCAATTGGTATGCAACAACGAGAAGGAGAAGCTGTATTCAGTAATGGAGAAACAGCTAAGTACTCGACGGTTTCCACCTTTGATTCCCGCCGCAGTAAAGGCGGGACGGCCCAAGGATATTCTAAATTTACTTTTGATGATGGATCTTTAATCGTATTTTCTTGGACCGCAGAAATAATCAGGACTCAAGATGGACTTCCTTTGAATCAGGGACAAGGAACCATTATAAAAGGAACCGGACGTTTCGAAGGTATAAAAGGTGTATCTGCTTTTAGTGGTAAACAGTTAAAATCTGTAGAGGATGACACAAAGCTCACTTCATTCCAAAATGCGACTATTACATATACTCTTCCATGACAGTTATGATGCAGAATAATAGTTATCACCAAAATGTGTTGAACAAATGCGAATATAGTTATCAAGAAATTTATAGAAAAGGAGGATAGATATGTTGGCTACTATAGCAAAACAAAGCTCCACTAGACAAGATAATCTTACCAATCGAATGTACTTTTTAGATAACTTACGGTCATTTATTATTCTATTGGTAGTAGTTTATCATGCTGCTATCGCATATATGATACGTGGTCCACAGTGGTATTATGTAGTTGATACTCAAAACAATTTTTTCTTCAATATAATTGTTATATTCAGCGATGTATTTGTCATGCCGGTTATGTTTTTACTTGCCGGATTCTTCGCGATCCGTTCTTTATCGCAGAAGAGACAATTATTTTTTTGGCAAGATAAAATAGTAAGGATTGTTATGCCCTATTT carries:
- a CDS encoding MtnX-like HAD-IB family phosphatase, with the translated sequence MKEFIFVSDFDGTMTAKDFYHIIMDKYLGEWGRELYASWKRNEMMDVEFLTTVFKSINRTEKEIYKDILSIKLDKSIATFIKYINNNGGDFLVLSAGTQYYIKRLLDFEGLHGVEIIANDGKYENKGITLIPPDKQHPFYSQRYGIDKAKVVQSLKQKYKKVYYAGDGGPDVSAALLADTTFAKGTLITLLQTETAKYVPFEYFFQIEEYLKSRG
- a CDS encoding VOC family protein; the encoded protein is MTEKMNPVIWFEIPVVDMLRGKAFYEAVFSQKLVANDMGLRQMAMFSMEMGIPGIGGALVKDEGFVPSHLGTLVYFSVTDINLTLDKVIANKGKMLVPKTEIGEYGFFAHFEDSEGNRIGLHTM